One part of the Halobacteria archaeon AArc-dxtr1 genome encodes these proteins:
- the leuD gene encoding 3-isopropylmalate dehydratase small subunit: MSREDERSESSERGSGGTATEEIPSVESVSGTGIPIRGNDIDTDQIIPARFMKVVTFDGLGEFAFFDVRFDDEDNQKDHPMNEDRFQDSSVMVVNSNFGCGSSREHAPQALMRWGIDAIIGESFAEIFAGNCLALGIPTVTADSETIQELQTWVEDNPDAELDIDVDAETVTYGDETIDVTVDEAQRKALVEGVWDTTALMKANAGEVQKKAAELPYVEDATVPDAE; encoded by the coding sequence ATGAGCCGCGAGGATGAGCGAAGCGAATCCTCGGAACGAGGGAGCGGTGGAACCGCGACCGAGGAGATTCCGTCGGTCGAGTCCGTCTCCGGAACGGGCATCCCGATCCGGGGCAACGACATCGACACCGACCAGATCATCCCGGCCCGCTTCATGAAGGTCGTCACCTTCGACGGACTGGGCGAGTTCGCGTTCTTCGACGTCCGCTTTGACGACGAGGACAACCAGAAAGACCACCCCATGAACGAGGATCGGTTTCAGGACTCCTCGGTGATGGTCGTCAACAGCAACTTCGGCTGTGGCTCCTCGCGCGAGCACGCTCCCCAGGCCCTGATGCGTTGGGGTATCGACGCGATCATCGGCGAGAGCTTCGCCGAGATTTTCGCGGGGAACTGTCTGGCGCTCGGTATCCCGACCGTGACGGCCGACAGCGAGACGATCCAGGAACTGCAGACGTGGGTCGAGGACAACCCCGACGCGGAACTCGACATCGACGTCGACGCCGAGACCGTCACGTATGGTGACGAGACGATCGACGTCACCGTCGACGAGGCCCAGCGCAAGGCCTTAGTCGAGGGTGTCTGGGACACGACCGCGCTGATGAAAGCCAACGCGGGCGAGGTCCAGAAGAAGGCAGCGGAGCTTCCCTACGTCGAGGACGCGACGGTTCCGGACGCAGAATAG
- a CDS encoding hydrogenase expression protein HypA/HybF yields the protein MPEHCPHCGELVNAVRKNPDDGRPYEVWQCADCDEEWRHPEETVLNRDLDFSANKNQVSRRDADTDQTW from the coding sequence ATGCCGGAACACTGCCCCCACTGTGGCGAACTCGTCAACGCGGTCCGAAAGAACCCAGACGACGGACGCCCCTACGAAGTGTGGCAATGTGCGGACTGTGATGAGGAGTGGCGCCACCCCGAGGAGACAGTGTTGAACCGCGACCTGGACTTCAGCGCGAATAAGAACCAGGTGTCACGGCGGGATGCAGACACCGACCAGACCTGGTAA
- a CDS encoding inositol-3-phosphate synthase has product MRTGVWLVGARGNVATVSMVGARAIARGVTDTTGMVTAREPMASLDLPAVDDLVFGGHDIRTQSIEQTAEEANEGGGVPNRATLEAVREDLREIDERVNIGTAQRCGQVVEEISDETTDEETVESIVAQIREDYADFAEQEDLDRVIVVNVASTEPPIADAAKYDTLDAFETAIEEDDRELPASTLYAYAALVDGHPFINFTPSTGTALGGLEELAETNNVPHMGRDGKTGETLVKSALAPMFAGRNLQVLSWEGHNILGNQDGLVLEDDANKAGKIESKGSLLEEILGYETHNAVRIDYTPSLGDWKTAWDHIHFQGFLDTKMKMQFTWEGSDSALAAPLVLDLVRLVAFADEHGEGGSQPQLASFFKSPQGVDDHDLSRQFQRLYDYADHHLDR; this is encoded by the coding sequence ATGAGAACCGGAGTGTGGCTGGTGGGGGCACGAGGCAACGTCGCGACCGTCTCGATGGTGGGCGCGCGAGCGATCGCTCGCGGCGTTACCGATACGACCGGAATGGTTACCGCCCGGGAGCCGATGGCGTCGCTCGACCTGCCGGCAGTCGACGACCTCGTCTTCGGCGGCCACGACATTAGAACGCAGAGCATCGAACAGACCGCAGAGGAGGCGAACGAGGGCGGCGGGGTCCCGAACCGGGCGACGCTCGAGGCGGTCCGCGAGGACCTCCGAGAGATCGACGAGCGCGTCAACATCGGGACGGCCCAGCGCTGCGGGCAGGTCGTCGAGGAGATTTCGGATGAGACGACCGACGAAGAAACCGTCGAGTCGATCGTGGCCCAGATCCGGGAGGACTACGCCGACTTCGCCGAGCAGGAAGACCTCGACCGCGTCATCGTCGTCAACGTCGCCTCGACGGAGCCGCCGATCGCCGACGCCGCAAAGTACGACACACTCGACGCCTTCGAGACGGCGATCGAGGAAGACGACCGGGAACTGCCCGCGAGCACGCTTTACGCCTACGCTGCGCTCGTCGACGGCCATCCGTTCATCAACTTCACGCCGAGTACCGGGACCGCGCTGGGCGGCCTGGAGGAACTCGCCGAGACGAACAACGTCCCCCACATGGGTCGAGACGGCAAGACCGGCGAGACGCTCGTGAAGTCGGCGCTCGCGCCGATGTTCGCCGGCCGAAACCTGCAGGTACTCTCCTGGGAGGGGCACAACATTCTCGGCAACCAGGACGGACTCGTCTTGGAAGACGACGCGAACAAGGCGGGCAAGATCGAGAGCAAGGGAAGCCTCTTAGAGGAGATACTGGGCTACGAGACCCACAACGCGGTGCGGATCGACTACACGCCCTCGCTTGGCGACTGGAAGACCGCCTGGGATCACATCCACTTCCAGGGATTTCTCGACACCAAGATGAAGATGCAGTTTACCTGGGAGGGCTCCGACTCCGCGCTTGCCGCCCCCCTCGTCTTAGATCTGGTCCGTCTCGTGGCGTTCGCCGACGAGCACGGCGAGGGCGGGAGTCAGCCACAGCTCGCTTCCTTCTTCAAATCACCTCAGGGAGTCGACGACCACGACCTCTCCCGCCAGTTCCAGCGGTTGTACGATTACGCCGACCACCACCTCGATCGATAA
- a CDS encoding BMP family ABC transporter substrate-binding protein codes for MSRRTDARNGSADSNSTTTSVDRRTVLRTGAASAAAISGMALAGCIGGGGDGDQVAIISSPAGFGDQAFNDNARSGLEEAADDFGFELNDVEATDETEYESQQADLAETEDYDLIVMVGEQHLDPLETNADEYPDQYWMLINNHVEGADNVSGWIEMNNEMSFLAGVAAATLTHEDISENDSETDPDESIVGFAGGEDIPLINAFEESYKEGVEWVDSDIEVLDGYGGSFSDPDGVNNVAESQFDEGADIVWHAAAAAGAGAFSAAQDNGRFALGVDDDQSVSSEEYSDVILGSAIKALNQATYDVAEAVYEDDWDSMSGEQNLSLENEGIDFITGQDFEDVDLGDLDDNIQQAKDEFAEGEIELSCGPTSC; via the coding sequence ATGTCCCGCAGGACAGACGCACGCAACGGTTCCGCAGATTCGAACAGTACGACCACGTCGGTCGATCGACGTACCGTCCTCCGCACGGGGGCAGCAAGTGCAGCAGCCATCAGTGGGATGGCGCTGGCCGGCTGTATCGGTGGCGGCGGCGATGGCGACCAGGTCGCGATCATCTCGAGCCCAGCAGGCTTCGGTGACCAGGCGTTCAACGACAACGCTCGCAGCGGACTCGAAGAGGCAGCTGACGACTTCGGTTTCGAACTCAACGACGTCGAGGCGACGGACGAGACGGAGTACGAGTCCCAGCAGGCAGACCTCGCCGAGACGGAAGACTATGACCTCATCGTGATGGTCGGCGAGCAGCACCTCGACCCCCTCGAGACCAACGCCGACGAGTACCCAGATCAGTACTGGATGCTGATCAACAACCACGTCGAGGGCGCCGACAACGTCTCGGGATGGATCGAGATGAACAACGAGATGTCGTTCCTCGCCGGCGTCGCAGCGGCAACGCTCACCCACGAGGATATCTCGGAGAACGACAGCGAGACCGACCCTGACGAGAGCATCGTCGGCTTCGCTGGCGGTGAGGACATCCCGCTGATCAACGCGTTCGAGGAGTCCTACAAGGAAGGTGTCGAGTGGGTCGACAGCGACATCGAAGTGCTCGACGGCTACGGTGGCAGCTTCTCCGACCCTGACGGCGTCAACAACGTCGCAGAGTCACAGTTCGACGAGGGCGCAGACATCGTCTGGCACGCCGCCGCCGCAGCCGGCGCCGGCGCGTTCAGCGCTGCCCAAGACAACGGCCGCTTCGCACTGGGCGTCGACGACGACCAGTCGGTCTCGAGCGAGGAGTACTCCGACGTCATCCTCGGCTCGGCGATCAAAGCACTCAACCAGGCAACCTACGACGTTGCCGAAGCCGTCTACGAGGACGACTGGGACTCGATGTCGGGCGAGCAGAATCTGAGTCTCGAGAACGAGGGTATCGACTTCATCACCGGCCAGGACTTCGAGGACGTCGATCTCGGAGATCTCGACGACAACATTCAGCAGGCGAAAGACGAGTTCGCGGAAGGCGAAATCGAACTCAGCTGCGGACCGACCAGCTGCTAA
- a CDS encoding ABC transporter ATP-binding protein, producing MATSNEPPAVELEGITKTFGDVVANNEVDLTLEKGSIHALLGENGSGKTTLMSVLYGLYDQDSGSISVNGEPLTVDSPRDAMDAGIGMIHQHFQLVKPMTVLQNIVLGNEPTEGGFVDEADAAADIEEICSRYGFNADEYLHTPVEELDLGTRQRVEIIKSLYRGAEILILDEPTAVLTPQEVDGLMEVMNDLRDDGRSLIFISHKLDEALEMADDITVLRDGNDVGTVKASESDENELAKMMVGREVLFDRLERETTSGSPVLEVDDLYMRDDRDLEKVRDVDLTVREGEILGIAGVQGNGQTELVEAITGLRSVESGTVQYHGEDITEMSRRDRIEEGIAYIPEDRHTEGLVLEYDLVKNALLGNQTIEPYANGSWLDWDAVQEHAEEIIEEFDVQPPNAAAQSSSLSGGNQQKFIVGREIGHDPDVMVASHPTRGVDIGSIEFIHNRLIELRDAGLGIIMVSSKLEEIQKLSDRVAVMYEGEFVDVVDPEAVTERDLGLLMAGHQLEETDTAESEEGVQA from the coding sequence ATGGCTACGAGTAACGAACCGCCCGCGGTCGAACTCGAAGGAATCACGAAGACCTTCGGAGACGTCGTGGCGAACAACGAGGTCGATCTCACCCTTGAGAAGGGGTCGATCCACGCGCTCCTCGGCGAGAACGGTTCCGGGAAGACGACGCTGATGAGCGTCCTCTACGGGCTGTACGACCAGGACTCGGGATCGATTTCCGTCAACGGAGAGCCCCTGACAGTTGACTCTCCGCGTGACGCGATGGATGCCGGGATCGGGATGATCCACCAGCACTTCCAGCTGGTCAAACCGATGACCGTGCTTCAGAACATCGTTCTGGGGAACGAGCCAACGGAAGGCGGATTCGTCGACGAGGCAGATGCCGCAGCTGACATCGAAGAGATCTGTTCTCGCTACGGATTCAACGCCGACGAGTACCTCCACACGCCGGTCGAGGAACTCGACCTCGGCACGCGCCAGCGTGTCGAAATTATCAAAAGTCTCTACCGCGGCGCCGAGATCCTGATTCTCGACGAACCGACAGCGGTCCTCACGCCCCAGGAGGTCGATGGGCTGATGGAGGTTATGAACGACCTCAGAGACGACGGGCGGTCGCTCATCTTCATCTCTCACAAGCTAGACGAGGCACTCGAGATGGCCGACGACATCACCGTCTTGCGCGACGGAAACGACGTGGGAACCGTCAAGGCCAGCGAAAGCGACGAGAACGAACTGGCGAAGATGATGGTCGGACGCGAAGTGCTGTTCGACCGACTCGAACGAGAGACAACGAGTGGGTCGCCGGTTCTCGAGGTCGACGACCTCTACATGCGCGACGACCGCGACCTGGAGAAGGTTCGCGACGTCGACCTGACAGTTCGCGAGGGCGAAATCCTCGGTATTGCCGGCGTCCAGGGGAACGGACAGACCGAACTCGTCGAAGCGATCACCGGCCTTCGTTCGGTCGAATCGGGTACGGTCCAGTACCACGGCGAGGACATCACCGAGATGAGCCGGCGGGATCGGATCGAAGAAGGAATCGCGTACATCCCGGAAGACCGACACACGGAAGGGCTCGTTCTCGAGTACGATCTGGTAAAGAACGCGCTGCTGGGGAACCAGACGATCGAGCCCTACGCCAATGGCTCGTGGCTCGACTGGGATGCGGTACAGGAGCACGCAGAGGAAATCATCGAGGAGTTTGACGTCCAGCCGCCGAACGCGGCGGCACAGTCCTCGTCGCTGTCCGGCGGGAACCAGCAGAAGTTCATCGTCGGCCGCGAGATCGGACACGATCCAGACGTGATGGTCGCCTCTCACCCGACCCGAGGCGTAGACATTGGATCGATCGAGTTCATTCACAACCGTCTTATCGAACTCCGCGATGCGGGACTCGGGATCATCATGGTCTCCTCGAAGCTCGAGGAGATCCAGAAGCTCTCGGACCGCGTCGCCGTGATGTACGAGGGTGAATTCGTCGACGTGGTCGACCCAGAAGCGGTAACCGAGCGCGATCTCGGTCTGCTGATGGCCGGCCACCAGCTCGAGGAGACAGACACGGCCGAAAGCGAAGAGGGGGTGCAGGCATGA
- a CDS encoding ABC transporter permease, with product MLNASVIERLLIATASTGLALLIGLIIVAVAGYDPLQFLNNLIVGAFGDMRSISQTLRFTTLFILAGVAVAVAFRAGVFNIGVQGQLIMGGIACVLSILWLAPFLPNGQVGGVVLMLIGTIAAIVAGGLYGALPGAMKAYAGANEIITTIMLNFIAIGVVGWAVSGPLRPEGTGAVRTERLPDNVGFPTIVSADSSFSVIGLAIALGTVILIYVLMTRTSFGYDMVTSGYQRSAASYSGVDAKQTIVATMTLSGMIAGLAGAVFAIMVQGYYVDPAGIHTYGFDAIAISLLAANNPIGVVPAALLFGGLNGATSTIQIASDVPVQLIEGIVGLVVLFVAAPELFRMIAERTGLGGEKR from the coding sequence ATGCTCAACGCGTCGGTCATCGAGCGGCTGCTCATCGCGACCGCGTCGACGGGGCTTGCCCTGCTCATTGGCTTGATTATCGTCGCGGTAGCGGGCTACGATCCGCTTCAGTTCCTGAACAATCTAATCGTCGGCGCGTTCGGCGACATGCGGTCGATCTCACAGACGCTGCGATTTACCACCTTGTTCATACTGGCCGGCGTCGCCGTCGCGGTGGCGTTCCGGGCCGGTGTGTTCAACATCGGTGTCCAGGGCCAACTGATCATGGGCGGCATCGCGTGCGTCCTGTCGATCCTCTGGCTCGCGCCGTTCCTGCCGAACGGGCAGGTCGGCGGCGTCGTGCTGATGCTGATCGGAACCATCGCGGCGATCGTCGCCGGTGGACTCTACGGCGCCCTGCCCGGTGCGATGAAAGCCTACGCAGGCGCGAACGAGATCATCACGACGATTATGCTGAATTTCATCGCCATCGGGGTCGTTGGATGGGCGGTCAGCGGACCGCTTCGCCCGGAGGGAACCGGCGCAGTGCGAACCGAGCGGCTTCCCGACAACGTCGGGTTCCCGACGATCGTCTCGGCGGACTCGTCGTTCTCGGTCATCGGGCTCGCAATCGCGCTCGGGACTGTGATCCTGATCTACGTGTTGATGACCCGAACCAGCTTCGGTTACGATATGGTGACGAGCGGCTACCAGCGCAGCGCAGCGAGCTATTCGGGCGTCGACGCCAAACAGACGATCGTCGCGACCATGACGCTGTCTGGAATGATCGCCGGCCTCGCAGGCGCGGTCTTCGCAATAATGGTCCAGGGATACTACGTCGATCCGGCGGGCATTCACACCTACGGGTTCGACGCGATCGCGATCAGTCTCCTGGCGGCGAACAACCCGATCGGCGTCGTCCCCGCCGCACTGCTGTTCGGCGGGCTAAACGGTGCGACGTCGACGATTCAGATCGCCAGCGACGTTCCCGTACAGCTGATCGAAGGGATTGTCGGTCTCGTCGTGCTGTTCGTCGCAGCCCCGGAGCTGTTCCGAATGATTGCAGAGCGAACGGGTCTCGGAGGTGAGAAACGATGA
- a CDS encoding ABC transporter permease: MSVATYTAKRSVQIGGLAIVIALGSMAVLTAMGYPLLTTGFVGRSFQAATPIAIAAIGGLYAEKSGVFNIGLDGFMIIGAIMAAVVMYTLGGTGASQGQLLAAVLGAVVVATVLAVLFAVILIRYQADQIVAGLGVWFIGLGFAPFLSSVIWGSVNRTGMTSISNPVPGVSFSPFVILGIIAVVAAWFFLYRTRYGYWIQAAGENPEALDTAGIDVNRVRYATVIFSGAMAGLGGAIVLAHAGSWVGTGETMVDGRGWIAIVSYLFGNYNPLGAGAAALLFGALDMLNVQFQAANFDDFISSRLVNLLPYVGVLVVLTAAGTTRMPSAVGEPYESED; the protein is encoded by the coding sequence ATGAGTGTCGCGACCTACACTGCAAAGCGAAGCGTTCAGATCGGTGGGCTCGCGATCGTCATCGCACTTGGTAGCATGGCGGTTCTCACCGCGATGGGATATCCGCTGCTGACGACCGGTTTTGTCGGTCGATCCTTCCAGGCGGCGACGCCGATCGCAATCGCTGCAATCGGCGGCCTGTACGCCGAAAAGAGCGGTGTGTTCAACATCGGTCTCGACGGGTTCATGATCATCGGTGCGATCATGGCCGCAGTGGTTATGTACACCCTCGGCGGAACGGGTGCCAGCCAGGGACAGCTCCTCGCGGCGGTTCTCGGCGCTGTCGTGGTCGCGACGGTACTGGCCGTCCTCTTCGCTGTGATCCTGATCCGCTACCAGGCGGACCAGATCGTGGCGGGACTCGGTGTCTGGTTCATCGGACTCGGGTTCGCACCCTTCCTCTCGTCGGTGATTTGGGGCAGTGTGAACCGAACGGGAATGACGTCGATCAGCAACCCGGTTCCCGGAGTGAGCTTCTCGCCGTTCGTGATCCTCGGGATCATCGCCGTCGTGGCAGCCTGGTTCTTCCTCTACCGAACCCGGTATGGGTACTGGATCCAGGCGGCCGGTGAGAACCCCGAAGCGCTCGATACGGCGGGAATCGACGTCAACCGCGTCCGGTACGCGACCGTGATCTTCTCGGGCGCGATGGCCGGGCTCGGTGGGGCAATTGTGCTGGCCCACGCGGGTAGCTGGGTCGGAACTGGAGAAACAATGGTCGACGGTCGCGGTTGGATCGCGATCGTCTCGTACCTGTTCGGAAACTACAACCCGCTCGGAGCAGGGGCCGCGGCGCTCCTGTTCGGTGCGCTGGACATGCTGAACGTCCAGTTCCAGGCCGCGAACTTCGACGACTTCATTTCGAGTCGGCTGGTCAATCTGCTCCCGTATGTCGGCGTCCTCGTCGTGCTTACGGCTGCTGGGACGACCCGAATGCCGTCGGCAGTCGGGGAACCCTACGAGAGCGAAGACTAA
- the moaA gene encoding GTP 3',8-cyclase MoaA encodes MLTDEFGREVTGIRVSLTDRCNFDCVYCHNEGLGDTRGPLEPQDDEMETDEVVRVLEVAAEEDVEAVKFTGGEPMLRDDLAEIIARTPDSMDVSMTTNGTFLPGRAQELVDAGLERVNVSQDALDPQDFAAITQSGAYDRVLEGVDAALEAGLDPVKLNMVVFEHTAGYVPEMVDHVAENPGLQLQLIEYMPELTGRPEWNIEIERVHDWLAEQATEIEHREMHDRKRYWIGGSADSSDRSGGMVEIVDPVENPTFCANCHRVRVTHDGYLKGCLNRNDDLKPMGQMTKSEIRTAFREVVANRVPFYGEYMVQNADGEWEVNEAYLEEEPSRMNSTADD; translated from the coding sequence ATGCTCACCGATGAGTTCGGGCGCGAGGTGACGGGGATCCGCGTCTCGCTCACCGACCGGTGTAACTTCGACTGTGTCTACTGTCACAACGAGGGGTTAGGTGACACGCGGGGGCCACTGGAACCCCAGGACGACGAGATGGAGACTGACGAGGTCGTTCGAGTGCTCGAGGTCGCAGCTGAAGAAGACGTCGAGGCAGTCAAGTTTACCGGCGGCGAGCCGATGTTGCGAGACGATCTCGCGGAGATCATCGCCCGGACGCCGGACTCGATGGACGTCTCGATGACGACAAACGGAACATTCCTCCCTGGACGGGCACAGGAACTCGTCGACGCCGGACTAGAGCGGGTAAACGTCTCACAGGACGCACTCGATCCGCAGGATTTTGCCGCGATAACCCAAAGCGGAGCCTACGATCGGGTGCTCGAAGGCGTCGACGCGGCCCTCGAAGCCGGACTCGATCCCGTGAAGCTGAACATGGTCGTCTTCGAGCACACGGCTGGGTACGTCCCCGAGATGGTCGACCACGTCGCCGAGAATCCGGGGCTCCAGTTGCAGCTGATCGAGTACATGCCGGAGCTGACCGGCCGTCCGGAGTGGAACATCGAGATCGAGCGCGTCCACGACTGGCTGGCCGAGCAGGCTACCGAGATAGAACACCGGGAGATGCACGATCGAAAGCGATACTGGATCGGCGGGAGTGCCGACTCGTCGGATCGGTCCGGCGGCATGGTCGAGATCGTCGACCCCGTCGAGAACCCGACGTTCTGTGCGAACTGCCATCGCGTACGGGTTACCCACGACGGGTATCTCAAGGGCTGTCTGAACCGCAACGACGACCTCAAACCGATGGGCCAGATGACGAAATCGGAGATTCGGACGGCATTTCGCGAGGTCGTCGCGAATCGCGTCCCGTTCTACGGGGAGTACATGGTTCAAAACGCCGACGGAGAGTGGGAGGTAAACGAAGCGTATCTCGAGGAGGAGCCGTCGCGGATGAATTCGACAGCCGACGACTGA
- a CDS encoding ATP-binding protein encodes MSWTFSPISMLIFGGALVAMLVAVEALRHRPDPMAWPLAVSMLAAVLWAIPHGIGIGYSTVDHVVFWQQVQYLGIVLLPTAYFVLALTFAGYNHWLTRRIYAALAIVPLTTLAIVWTNPAHGLFWTAHEVTTVGDAAVFTPEFGPWFWVHLGYSYLLITLSLAVLATVVVRSGMLYRKQATLIFFGGLVPLTVNAGINLNLVPFLTVDLTTTAFAISGLAFALALFHFEMLEIRPVARNLLVDELDDGVVVVGPDGQIRDYNQTATAVLGGLELNQPAADVFPDVVAPDNDQLSAKIDGDQRQFRTRTTPLTDDRNRTVGRIVYLNDITETVEREQRISVLNRILRHNIRNEMNVAAGHLDLLDDQPARADEHVARARERIDRVVEFADKARRVERTINSTAEVDTVSPVVVVTTVVADARERFPNAVIEFPGESGADSLPDVRVADIELFEQALAELVENAVVHNDREPRVTLSLEATDDRVHIHVADNGPGVPHAERTATATRVETQLDHGSGLGLWLVRWTASLSSASLTFAENEPRGSIVTLSLPAASASS; translated from the coding sequence ATGAGTTGGACGTTCTCTCCGATCTCGATGCTCATCTTCGGTGGCGCACTCGTCGCGATGCTTGTCGCAGTCGAGGCGTTGCGCCACCGGCCCGATCCGATGGCCTGGCCGCTTGCGGTCTCGATGCTCGCCGCCGTACTGTGGGCGATCCCTCACGGGATCGGGATCGGTTACTCGACTGTCGACCACGTCGTCTTCTGGCAGCAGGTACAGTATCTGGGAATCGTCTTGCTACCGACCGCGTACTTCGTCCTCGCGCTTACGTTTGCCGGCTACAACCACTGGCTCACTCGCCGGATCTACGCCGCGCTCGCGATCGTTCCCCTCACGACGCTTGCGATCGTGTGGACGAACCCGGCCCACGGGCTGTTCTGGACCGCTCACGAGGTCACTACCGTCGGCGACGCCGCCGTTTTCACCCCGGAGTTCGGACCATGGTTTTGGGTTCACCTCGGCTACTCGTATCTCCTCATCACCCTCAGTTTGGCCGTGCTGGCTACCGTCGTCGTCCGCTCGGGCATGCTCTATCGGAAACAGGCGACGCTGATCTTTTTTGGCGGACTCGTTCCGCTCACGGTAAACGCCGGCATCAACCTCAATCTCGTCCCGTTTCTTACCGTCGATCTGACGACGACCGCGTTCGCGATCTCCGGACTCGCGTTCGCGCTGGCGCTCTTTCACTTTGAGATGTTAGAGATTCGGCCGGTTGCCCGGAATCTGCTGGTCGACGAACTCGACGACGGCGTCGTCGTCGTCGGACCGGACGGGCAGATCAGAGACTACAACCAAACTGCCACCGCCGTCCTCGGCGGCCTCGAGTTGAACCAGCCCGCAGCCGACGTCTTTCCCGACGTGGTTGCACCCGACAACGACCAGCTCTCCGCGAAAATCGACGGCGACCAGCGACAGTTTCGGACCCGGACAACCCCCCTGACAGACGACCGAAACCGGACGGTCGGCCGCATCGTGTACCTCAACGATATCACCGAAACCGTCGAGCGCGAACAGCGTATCAGCGTCCTCAATCGGATTCTGCGACACAATATCCGAAACGAAATGAACGTTGCCGCTGGCCACCTCGATCTGCTCGACGACCAGCCAGCACGAGCCGACGAGCACGTTGCGCGTGCCAGAGAGCGCATTGATCGCGTCGTCGAGTTCGCAGACAAGGCCCGCCGCGTCGAGCGAACGATCAACTCGACCGCCGAGGTCGACACCGTCTCGCCGGTTGTCGTCGTCACAACGGTCGTGGCTGACGCACGCGAACGGTTTCCTAACGCAGTGATCGAGTTCCCCGGGGAATCGGGAGCCGACTCGCTTCCGGATGTGCGCGTCGCAGATATCGAGCTCTTCGAGCAGGCACTGGCCGAACTCGTCGAGAACGCGGTGGTACACAACGATCGGGAGCCACGGGTCACTCTCAGTCTCGAAGCGACGGACGACCGCGTTCACATCCACGTCGCGGACAATGGCCCCGGCGTCCCCCACGCGGAGCGGACCGCTACTGCCACCCGGGTGGAGACCCAGCTCGATCACGGCAGCGGACTGGGGCTCTGGCTGGTTCGCTGGACCGCCTCGCTCTCATCGGCGTCGCTAACGTTCGCGGAAAACGAGCCCAGAGGATCGATCGTTACGCTCTCGCTGCCAGCCGCGTCCGCATCGAGCTGA
- a CDS encoding 30S ribosomal protein S13 — translation MSEEEPQEQEDDDLQYFVRIGQTDLDGTKSVERSLSELNGVGRRTARIIAEEAGVDRTATFGALDEDVIDEVVSHVEAYADEVPEWLTNRQRDFYTGETTHEIGNDLQLTRQHDINRMKMIDSYKGARHKRGQKVRGQRTKSTGRTEGTIGVNVEEIREEEAAEAAEDDE, via the coding sequence ATGAGCGAGGAAGAACCTCAGGAACAGGAGGACGACGATCTTCAGTACTTCGTCCGCATCGGTCAGACCGACCTCGACGGCACCAAGTCCGTCGAGCGGTCGCTGTCCGAGCTGAACGGGGTCGGTCGACGGACCGCCCGGATCATCGCGGAGGAAGCGGGCGTAGATCGGACGGCGACGTTCGGTGCGCTCGACGAAGACGTCATCGACGAGGTCGTCAGCCACGTCGAAGCGTACGCCGACGAAGTGCCCGAGTGGCTCACCAACCGCCAGCGGGACTTCTACACCGGCGAGACGACCCACGAGATCGGTAACGACCTCCAGTTGACCCGACAGCACGACATCAACCGGATGAAGATGATCGACTCCTACAAGGGCGCCCGTCACAAGCGCGGCCAGAAGGTCCGCGGACAGCGCACCAAGTCCACCGGCCGAACGGAGGGCACCATCGGAGTCAACGTCGAAGAGATCCGCGAAGAGGAAGCAGCCGAAGCGGCGGAGGATGACGAATAA
- a CDS encoding 30S ribosomal protein S4: MALGSNTKQYETPNHPYQGERIASEHSLLDRYGLKNKEELWRAQSQLRSYRREARDLLAQPQDEDTVVRRREEFLGRLKRVGYLDEGDELGDVLALEIEDVLERRLQTVAYRKGLANTPQQARQFITHGHVIVGESRHRIPSYVVDIDEEDLVAFEENSPLADELHPARAEEQ; encoded by the coding sequence ATGGCACTCGGAAGTAACACCAAACAGTACGAGACGCCGAATCATCCCTACCAGGGCGAGCGAATCGCCAGCGAGCACTCGCTGCTCGACCGCTACGGCTTAAAGAACAAAGAAGAGCTCTGGCGTGCCCAGTCCCAGCTTCGCTCCTACCGGCGCGAGGCCCGTGACCTGCTCGCCCAGCCCCAGGACGAGGACACCGTCGTCCGCCGACGCGAGGAGTTCCTCGGTCGGCTCAAGCGCGTCGGGTACTTGGACGAGGGCGACGAGCTCGGCGACGTCCTCGCACTCGAGATCGAAGACGTCCTCGAACGGCGACTGCAGACGGTCGCCTACCGCAAGGGACTCGCGAACACGCCCCAGCAGGCCCGACAGTTCATCACCCACGGCCACGTGATCGTCGGCGAGAGTCGCCACCGTATCCCGTCGTACGTCGTCGACATCGACGAGGAGGATCTCGTGGCGTTCGAGGAGAACAGTCCGCTTGCGGACGAGCTCCACCCAGCACGAGCGGAGGAACAATAA